A section of the Pseudomonas fluorescens genome encodes:
- a CDS encoding DUF1173 family protein: protein MLNRRYPILISGTRYSPEFQTELQYAVPWKSVLEKAYGNHATCQCPSSGARKLSIKRREGSDGFHLARFGGTGHEHSNDCRFYAPAPERSGMQGYAAGVVEEGDDGSIRVRLARGIRVQDPKSEERESTTLNRAPGKSKPAMTLLGLLHLLWSESRLSTWYPAMEGKRNSGIVNYALLQAAERVAASRMKLSGVLLLGAQKDSKGAARNLAVANSAMTRDLRLLAISPLARYNTERHSGDISRLPLAGPFGMPMLNLPPAVWATAARRFERELSAWKRGSRVIAVAQVTPPKGESFSRVDVVEVALMQVTERWIPVDSDYEAVIESKLHASGRSFDKPLRYDADESEVFPDFWLLDTGKDLPLEVFGMSTPVYLERKAIKTAWYKGFGEQWNQKPT from the coding sequence ATGCTCAACCGTCGATATCCGATTCTCATCTCTGGGACACGTTATTCACCGGAATTCCAAACAGAACTGCAGTACGCAGTACCCTGGAAATCCGTCCTGGAGAAGGCCTACGGCAACCATGCAACTTGCCAGTGCCCAAGCAGCGGTGCCCGAAAACTCTCGATCAAGCGACGTGAGGGGAGCGACGGTTTTCATCTGGCGCGTTTCGGCGGAACAGGTCACGAACACTCGAACGATTGTCGCTTCTATGCGCCAGCACCGGAGCGCTCCGGTATGCAAGGGTATGCGGCTGGCGTGGTGGAGGAGGGTGACGATGGCAGTATTCGGGTACGCCTGGCCCGGGGCATACGTGTTCAGGATCCTAAATCCGAGGAAAGAGAAAGCACGACGCTGAATAGAGCACCAGGGAAGAGCAAACCAGCCATGACATTGCTCGGACTTCTTCATCTGCTTTGGTCCGAGTCACGACTATCTACTTGGTATCCAGCAATGGAGGGCAAACGCAACAGTGGCATTGTGAACTACGCGCTTCTTCAGGCTGCAGAACGTGTAGCAGCAAGCCGTATGAAGTTGAGTGGAGTGCTTTTGTTGGGTGCGCAAAAGGACAGTAAGGGGGCAGCTCGCAACCTGGCGGTCGCCAATTCGGCGATGACCCGGGATCTCCGGCTCCTCGCAATATCGCCGCTGGCTCGATATAACACTGAACGCCATTCTGGAGACATCAGCAGATTACCGCTGGCCGGGCCGTTCGGCATGCCCATGCTGAATTTGCCGCCGGCAGTCTGGGCAACTGCCGCCCGCCGATTCGAGAGAGAGCTTTCCGCATGGAAACGTGGAAGTCGCGTTATCGCTGTGGCTCAAGTCACGCCGCCTAAAGGAGAGTCATTTTCGCGAGTTGATGTCGTTGAGGTGGCGCTGATGCAGGTAACTGAACGCTGGATTCCCGTCGATTCAGATTACGAAGCCGTGATAGAGAGCAAACTCCACGCATCCGGCCGCAGCTTTGATAAACCATTGCGTTATGACGCTGATGAAAGTGAGGTTTTTCCTGACTTCTGGCTTTTGGATACGGGCAAAGATCTTCCCCTGGAAGTGTTCGGCATGAGCACTCCTGTCTACCTAGAACGGAAGGCCATTAAAACAGCTTGGTACAAGGGGTTTGGGGAGCAATGGAACCAAAAACCAACGTAA